The following proteins are co-located in the Planctomycetota bacterium genome:
- the arsS gene encoding arsenosugar biosynthesis radical SAM (seleno)protein ArsS (Some members of this family are selenoproteins.), whose product MTTSTNGLTPVKLGTPSDRSSFALEVRGVQGSPLVGATLDTVQVNIGLTCNLACRHCHVSSSPNKREQMDRETQKLVLDAAEKAGAKTLDITGGAPEMNPHFREFVDDALAMGLKVMVRTNLTIQLVDGYTDLPEWYAARKVHLVASLPCYLENNVDKQRGRGVYHDSIEVIQKLNAWGYGKSEDLPLDLVFNPGGPSLPPPQEALGEDYRRELGKQFGIEFTRLLTITNMAIGRFLHDLERDGRAEEYENKLRNAFNPATLDGLMCRHQIHVSHDGSLHDCDFNYALGLKSDKRSAQHIADFDPATYCERRIILGDHCYACTAGSGSSCGGSVA is encoded by the coding sequence ATGACCACCTCCACGAACGGACTCACGCCCGTCAAACTCGGAACTCCCTCCGACCGCTCGTCCTTCGCGTTGGAAGTCCGAGGCGTGCAGGGATCGCCGCTCGTCGGGGCAACGCTCGACACGGTCCAGGTCAACATCGGGCTCACATGCAACCTTGCTTGCCGGCACTGCCACGTCAGCAGCAGCCCGAACAAGCGCGAGCAGATGGATCGCGAGACGCAGAAGCTCGTCCTCGACGCCGCAGAGAAAGCTGGAGCCAAGACGCTCGACATCACCGGCGGCGCGCCCGAGATGAACCCGCATTTCCGCGAGTTCGTCGACGACGCCCTGGCGATGGGCCTGAAGGTCATGGTGCGGACCAACCTGACGATTCAACTCGTCGACGGCTACACCGACCTGCCCGAGTGGTACGCCGCCCGCAAGGTGCATCTCGTCGCGTCGCTGCCGTGCTACCTGGAGAACAACGTCGATAAGCAGCGCGGTCGGGGCGTGTATCACGACTCGATCGAGGTCATCCAGAAGCTCAACGCTTGGGGCTACGGCAAGAGCGAAGACCTGCCGCTCGACCTCGTCTTCAACCCCGGCGGCCCGAGCCTCCCGCCGCCGCAGGAGGCGCTGGGCGAGGATTACCGCCGCGAACTCGGCAAGCAGTTCGGCATCGAGTTCACGCGCTTGCTCACGATCACCAACATGGCCATCGGCCGATTCCTGCACGACCTCGAACGCGACGGCCGGGCCGAGGAGTATGAAAACAAGCTCCGCAACGCCTTCAACCCCGCCACGCTCGACGGCCTGATGTGCCGCCACCAAATCCACGTCAGTCACGACGGCAGCCTGCACGACTGCGACTTCAACTACGCGCTCGGCCTCAAGAGCGACAAGCGAAGCGCCCAACACATCGCCGACTTCGACCCGGCAACCTACTGCGAACGCCGCATCATCCTCGGCGACCACTGCTACGCCTGCACGGCCGGAAGCGGCTCGTCCTGCGGCGGGTCGGTGGCGTAA